The Legionella sp. PATHC032 genome has a window encoding:
- the asd gene encoding archaetidylserine decarboxylase (Phosphatidylserine decarboxylase is synthesized as a single chain precursor. Generation of the pyruvoyl active site from a Ser is coupled to cleavage of a Gly-Ser bond between the larger (beta) and smaller (alpha chains). It is an integral membrane protein.) has translation MFRDVLKTLPQYLIPKHGITALAGYFADVKSPCFKNFLIRSFIHKFDVDMSEALIEDPKSYDSFNDFFIRHLKPECRPLSQSDIICPVDGCISEIGTIERGQLLQAKGKYYSVQELLACDAQLAEQFVQGQFATLYLSPKDYHRVHMPIDAELVSMTYIPGALFSVQPATTRIVPKLFARNERLAIFFKTKIGPMVMVMVGATIVGAIGTSWHGDVKRSKKMERFDYSEQLPVEVISQGSEMGYFKLGSTVILLFANGEKMQWDKELLAGSKVQLGKPMAIIT, from the coding sequence ATGTTTCGTGATGTACTGAAGACATTACCCCAATACCTTATTCCGAAACACGGTATTACTGCTTTGGCAGGGTATTTTGCTGACGTTAAGAGCCCTTGTTTCAAGAATTTCTTAATTCGAAGCTTTATTCATAAGTTTGATGTAGATATGAGTGAGGCACTTATCGAAGATCCTAAATCTTATGACAGCTTTAATGATTTCTTTATTCGTCATTTAAAGCCGGAATGCCGTCCTCTTTCCCAGTCAGATATCATTTGCCCAGTAGATGGTTGTATCAGCGAAATAGGCACGATTGAACGAGGACAGTTATTGCAGGCTAAAGGTAAATATTATTCTGTACAAGAGCTTTTAGCCTGTGATGCGCAATTGGCCGAACAATTTGTACAAGGCCAATTCGCAACTCTATACTTATCGCCGAAAGATTACCACAGGGTACATATGCCAATAGATGCGGAGCTCGTTTCAATGACTTATATTCCCGGTGCTTTGTTTTCTGTTCAGCCAGCGACTACACGTATTGTTCCCAAATTGTTTGCGAGAAATGAAAGGCTTGCCATTTTTTTTAAAACGAAAATTGGCCCGATGGTCATGGTGATGGTTGGGGCTACTATTGTGGGCGCAATTGGAACCAGTTGGCATGGTGATGTCAAAAGATCAAAAAAAATGGAACGTTTTGATTATAGTGAGCAGCTTCCGGTCGAGGTTATATCTCAGGGAAGTGAAATGGGTTATTTTAAATTGGGATCTACGGTCATTTTATTGTTTGCAAACGGTGAAAAAATGCAATGGGATAAAGAATTATTGGCTGGTAGTAAGGTTCAGTTGGGTAAACCAATGGCAATCATTACTTAA
- the rnt gene encoding ribonuclease T has protein sequence MVSRNNILSNTIKNRFRGFLPVVVDIETAGIDPQKNALLEICIVLLDMDEQGLLKRESSYFEHILPFPGAELDQKSLEFNQIDPYQPLRFAVDEQTALDRLFKPIHDLLKKTRCQRAVLVGHNAWFDLLFIKAAIKRTGIKSPFHAFTCFDTATLAGLIFGETVLAKAAQAAGLHFDSQEAHSAIYDAEKTADLFCLMINKWRMLNI, from the coding sequence ATGGTTTCTCGCAATAACATTCTAAGTAATACCATTAAAAATCGCTTTCGTGGCTTTTTACCTGTTGTTGTTGATATAGAAACAGCAGGAATAGATCCTCAAAAAAATGCCCTCCTGGAAATATGCATTGTTTTATTGGATATGGATGAGCAAGGCTTGTTAAAAAGGGAAAGCAGTTATTTTGAACATATTTTACCTTTCCCTGGTGCAGAACTGGATCAAAAATCACTAGAGTTCAACCAAATAGATCCTTATCAGCCTCTTCGTTTTGCAGTAGATGAACAAACTGCCCTTGATCGATTATTCAAACCCATCCATGACTTGCTAAAAAAAACCCGTTGCCAAAGAGCTGTTTTAGTAGGGCATAATGCCTGGTTTGATTTGTTATTCATTAAGGCGGCAATCAAAAGAACCGGAATAAAATCGCCTTTCCATGCCTTCACTTGCTTTGATACAGCAACATTAGCGGGTTTAATTTTTGGAGAAACCGTATTGGCCAAAGCAGCTCAAGCAGCCGGATTACATTTTGACAGCCAGGAAGCGCATTCTGCTATTTATGATGCGGAAAAAACGGCTGATTTGTTTTGCCTTATGATAAACAAATGGCGAATGCTGAACATCTAA
- a CDS encoding L-threonylcarbamoyladenylate synthase gives MSIITTNLNRAIHDLQQGKPVAIPTETVYGLAAPINNNAAIRAVFEMKNRPLNHPLIVHIASNWDLRDLVEEVPEYARQLVDKFWPGPLTLVFHCKKDQINPLITGGQSTIAIRCPDHPLTQKLLQKLNIPVVAPSANPFGKISPTTALHVKQSFNDAELTILDGGRCRVGIESTIVDATNPDSYQILRHGIIDEKTIAETIAIGCSTQKNDIRVPGKLDSHYQPQKTLYYFDQYETLSEFCQKRKGIVYVIANRQPPGVEINLFHPLGIHPEKSAYDLYYQLRLADTSDAICIAIELPPNTSEWQGVRERILKAGFPYSQQ, from the coding sequence ATGTCCATAATTACTACCAATCTCAATCGGGCAATTCATGATTTACAGCAAGGAAAACCAGTGGCTATACCAACCGAAACGGTTTACGGATTGGCAGCGCCAATAAACAATAATGCCGCCATTAGAGCCGTGTTTGAAATGAAAAACAGGCCTTTAAATCATCCTCTGATTGTGCATATTGCTTCCAATTGGGATCTGCGTGATCTCGTGGAAGAGGTGCCTGAGTATGCACGTCAGTTAGTTGACAAATTTTGGCCTGGACCATTAACCCTGGTATTCCATTGTAAAAAAGATCAAATCAATCCTCTCATTACTGGTGGTCAATCGACCATAGCGATAAGGTGCCCAGATCATCCCTTAACACAAAAATTGTTACAAAAGTTAAATATTCCTGTGGTGGCCCCCTCTGCCAATCCTTTTGGAAAAATTAGCCCGACAACCGCTTTGCACGTTAAACAATCATTTAATGATGCCGAGTTAACTATCCTGGACGGTGGACGCTGTCGTGTGGGAATTGAATCAACCATTGTAGATGCTACAAATCCTGATTCTTATCAAATTTTACGTCATGGAATAATAGATGAAAAAACGATTGCTGAAACAATTGCCATAGGTTGCTCGACCCAAAAAAACGATATTCGCGTCCCTGGTAAATTGGATAGCCATTACCAACCACAAAAAACTTTATATTATTTTGACCAATATGAAACCCTTTCCGAATTTTGCCAGAAACGCAAAGGGATTGTTTATGTCATAGCAAATAGACAGCCCCCTGGTGTCGAGATTAACCTCTTTCATCCACTGGGAATACATCCTGAAAAATCGGCCTATGACTTGTATTATCAACTAAGATTAGCTGATACATCTGATGCCATTTGTATAGCTATCGAACTACCGCCTAACACGAGTGAATGGCAAGGAGTGCGAGAAAGAATATTAAAAGCCGGCTTTCCTTATTCACAGCAATAA
- a CDS encoding NAD-dependent malic enzyme, translating into MAIKVIKKGMDLLRDPILNKGTAFSLQERDEFALHGLIPTTVETLEQQVVRCLDAYSAKEDPLEKHIYLRALQDRNEVLFYRFIIDNLVDILPIIYTPVVGQACEMFSHIYRQPRGVFLSYPERDKLDIIIKNIASTRSIKVIVVTDGERILGLGDQGAGGLGIPIGKLSLYTSCGGIHPSNTLPIILDVGTNNKERLEDPEYIGWRHTRISGKDYDDFVDRFVQSIKRHMPHVLLQFEDFAQQHAYPLLERYKDQLCTFNDDIQGTASVAVAAILAATRVTNNPLKKHRVALLGAGSAGCGISEQLVHAMINQGLSEEEARSRFYLVDRYGLLHDEMKDLLPFQKGFVRSSTSLQNWKLEKKGEITLTDVINNAQPTILLGVSGQPDQFNEEMIKTMLSYCERPIIFPLSNPTSRAEAIPQDLLNWTAGKALIATGSPFEPVTINGRKIEIAQCNNSYIFPGVGLGVVAGQAKRVTNLMMMAAAVALSELAPAIKTGEGRLLPELTSIREVSQHIARAVILQGIKEGHIEPMGDNQIDDSIKRTMWTPQYEPYVL; encoded by the coding sequence ATGGCAATCAAAGTAATAAAAAAGGGAATGGACTTACTAAGAGACCCCATACTAAACAAAGGCACCGCATTTAGCCTTCAGGAAAGAGATGAATTTGCCTTGCATGGTTTAATACCAACAACAGTAGAAACCCTTGAACAACAAGTAGTTCGCTGCCTTGACGCTTATAGTGCCAAAGAGGACCCTTTGGAGAAACACATTTACTTACGTGCCTTACAGGATCGAAATGAAGTACTTTTTTATCGTTTTATAATTGATAATCTGGTTGATATTTTGCCCATTATATACACACCAGTTGTCGGCCAAGCCTGTGAAATGTTTTCCCACATTTATCGGCAACCAAGAGGAGTATTTCTAAGTTATCCAGAGCGAGACAAGCTGGACATCATTATAAAAAACATTGCCTCGACTCGTTCAATCAAAGTGATTGTAGTCACAGATGGCGAGCGGATCTTAGGACTTGGAGATCAAGGAGCAGGTGGATTGGGAATTCCTATAGGCAAGTTATCTCTTTATACCAGTTGCGGTGGTATACATCCGTCTAATACTTTACCCATCATTCTGGATGTAGGAACCAATAATAAGGAACGCCTGGAAGATCCAGAATATATTGGGTGGAGACATACTCGGATTTCAGGTAAAGATTATGATGATTTTGTTGACCGATTCGTGCAAAGCATAAAACGCCACATGCCTCACGTACTATTACAATTCGAAGATTTTGCGCAGCAACATGCCTATCCTTTATTGGAACGATATAAAGATCAACTTTGTACTTTTAATGACGATATTCAGGGAACGGCTTCCGTTGCTGTAGCCGCCATACTGGCAGCAACTCGTGTTACTAATAATCCTTTAAAAAAACATCGAGTTGCTTTATTAGGCGCAGGATCAGCGGGTTGTGGGATCAGTGAACAATTAGTGCATGCCATGATAAACCAGGGACTTTCTGAAGAAGAAGCCAGATCACGTTTTTATTTAGTTGACAGGTATGGACTTTTACATGATGAAATGAAAGACCTATTGCCATTTCAAAAAGGATTTGTCCGTTCTTCTACCAGCCTGCAAAATTGGAAATTAGAAAAAAAAGGAGAAATCACGTTAACAGACGTTATTAACAATGCCCAACCGACCATACTCCTGGGTGTGTCTGGTCAACCTGACCAGTTCAACGAGGAAATGATTAAAACCATGCTAAGCTATTGTGAACGCCCCATCATTTTTCCTTTATCAAATCCTACGTCTCGAGCAGAAGCAATCCCGCAAGACTTGTTAAATTGGACAGCCGGTAAAGCATTAATTGCAACCGGAAGTCCCTTTGAGCCAGTTACAATTAATGGTCGTAAAATTGAGATAGCTCAATGCAATAATTCTTACATTTTCCCGGGAGTTGGTCTTGGAGTGGTTGCAGGGCAAGCTAAAAGAGTAACTAATTTAATGATGATGGCAGCAGCAGTTGCATTAAGTGAGCTAGCGCCTGCAATCAAAACCGGAGAAGGACGCTTACTTCCCGAATTAACTTCCATTAGAGAAGTAAGTCAACATATAGCGAGAGCGGTTATTTTACAGGGTATAAAAGAAGGTCACATAGAACCAATGGGTGATAATCAAATCGATGATTCTATAAAAAGAACAATGTGGACTCCACAATATGAACCATATGTTCTATAA
- a CDS encoding peroxiredoxin, whose translation MSVLVGRKAPDFTVAAVMGNGEIVDKFNLHEHLKGKYGLVFFYPLDFTFVCPSELIALDHRIEEFKRRNVEVVAVSIDSHFTHNAYRNTPVKNGGIGPVRFTLAADMTHSICQSYGVEHPVAGVAFRGAFVIDTNGMVRSQIVNDLPIGRNIDEILRIIDAVQFFEENGEVCPAGWQKGQAGMKASPKGVAEYLSEHSESL comes from the coding sequence ATGAGTGTTTTAGTGGGGCGTAAAGCACCTGATTTTACTGTGGCTGCAGTAATGGGTAATGGGGAAATTGTTGATAAATTCAATTTACACGAGCATTTGAAAGGCAAATACGGATTAGTTTTCTTTTATCCCCTGGATTTTACTTTTGTATGCCCTTCTGAGTTAATTGCTCTTGATCACCGTATTGAAGAATTCAAAAGACGTAATGTTGAGGTGGTTGCTGTATCTATTGATTCACATTTTACACATAATGCCTATAGGAATACTCCTGTGAAAAATGGCGGAATAGGGCCTGTGAGATTTACTTTGGCAGCTGACATGACTCATAGTATTTGCCAATCCTATGGCGTAGAACATCCAGTTGCTGGTGTGGCTTTCCGAGGGGCTTTTGTTATTGATACGAATGGTATGGTTCGTTCGCAAATCGTTAATGACTTGCCGATAGGTAGAAATATTGACGAGATTCTTCGTATCATAGATGCAGTTCAATTCTTTGAAGAAAATGGTGAAGTGTGTCCTGCTGGCTGGCAAAAAGGACAAGCTGGCATGAAAGCATCTCCTAAAGGTGTTGCAGAATACCTGTCTGAGCATTCCGAGTCTTTGTAA
- a CDS encoding MBL fold metallo-hydrolase, giving the protein MTLKITFLGSGSSFAIGPENYQSNVLLEIENDTLLIDAGTDIKYSLRDQGLSYKDIKNVYISHLHYDHCGGLEWFALITYFDPNHSHKPCLIASDKIINELWDKSLSGGLSTLPHERANLSAFFDVKPVKQYEGFVWQSIKFKLVQTVHYYSEYELMPSFGLIFNYNKSRILFTSDTQSCPVQLISFYEESDIIFHDCETTESKSGVHAHYSELVKLPSHLKKKMWLYHYNPGKLPNAKKDGFLGFVAKGQRFVF; this is encoded by the coding sequence ATGACTCTAAAAATTACTTTTTTAGGTTCTGGCTCGTCCTTTGCTATTGGGCCAGAAAACTATCAATCCAATGTGCTTTTAGAGATAGAAAACGATACTTTACTAATCGATGCAGGAACAGATATCAAATACTCATTACGAGATCAAGGCTTGAGTTATAAAGATATAAAAAATGTTTATATTAGTCACTTACATTATGATCATTGTGGCGGATTGGAATGGTTTGCTCTAATCACTTATTTTGATCCTAATCACTCACACAAACCTTGTTTAATCGCTTCTGATAAAATTATTAACGAATTATGGGATAAAAGTTTATCCGGTGGTTTAAGCACTTTACCCCACGAGAGAGCAAATCTTAGTGCATTTTTTGATGTTAAACCGGTAAAACAATATGAAGGTTTTGTTTGGCAATCTATTAAGTTTAAATTGGTACAAACAGTCCATTACTATAGCGAATATGAGTTGATGCCAAGTTTTGGTTTGATATTTAACTATAATAAATCACGCATCCTTTTTACATCAGATACACAAAGTTGTCCGGTACAGTTAATATCCTTTTATGAGGAATCAGATATTATTTTTCATGATTGTGAAACTACAGAATCTAAAAGCGGGGTACATGCGCACTATTCAGAGCTCGTTAAACTCCCTTCTCATTTAAAGAAAAAAATGTGGCTATATCATTATAATCCAGGGAAATTGCCTAATGCCAAAAAGGATGGTTTCTTAGGTTTTGTTGCCAAGGGGCAAAGGTTTGTGTTTTGA
- the grxD gene encoding Grx4 family monothiol glutaredoxin: MDTLEKIKKQIAENAIMLYMKGTPKMPQCGFSARAVQCIEACGVDFAYVDILANPDIRQVLPQFSDWPTFPQLYVKGELIGGSDIIAEMFQQGELEPMLRDAVAA, translated from the coding sequence GTGGATACTTTAGAAAAGATTAAAAAGCAAATTGCTGAAAATGCGATAATGCTCTATATGAAAGGCACTCCCAAGATGCCTCAATGCGGGTTTTCCGCTCGTGCAGTTCAGTGTATTGAGGCTTGTGGAGTGGACTTTGCCTATGTCGATATCCTAGCTAATCCCGACATTCGTCAAGTTTTACCCCAATTTTCTGACTGGCCTACCTTTCCTCAACTTTATGTGAAGGGCGAGTTAATTGGGGGATCTGATATCATAGCCGAAATGTTTCAGCAAGGAGAGTTAGAGCCTATGTTGCGTGATGCAGTAGCGGCATAA
- the sodB gene encoding superoxide dismutase [Fe] has product MTFTLPQLPYALDALAPHISKETLEYHYGKHHNTYVTNLNKLIPGTEFESMTLEEIIMKAKGGIFNNAAQVWNHTFYWHSMSPNGGGEPKGRLAEAINKSFGSFAAFKEQFTQTAATTFGSGWAWLVQEQSGALKIISTSNAGTPMTEGLKALLTCDVWEHAYYIDYRNRRPDYIEAFWSLVNWDFASSNLK; this is encoded by the coding sequence ATGACTTTTACCCTGCCACAATTACCTTATGCATTGGATGCACTGGCTCCCCATATTTCCAAAGAAACATTGGAGTACCATTATGGTAAACACCATAATACTTACGTTACCAACTTAAATAAATTAATTCCCGGGACAGAATTTGAATCCATGACTCTGGAAGAGATCATCATGAAAGCCAAAGGCGGCATTTTTAACAATGCAGCTCAGGTTTGGAATCACACCTTTTATTGGCACAGCATGAGCCCCAATGGTGGAGGCGAGCCAAAAGGCAGGCTAGCTGAAGCCATTAATAAGAGCTTTGGTTCTTTTGCAGCATTCAAAGAACAATTTACACAAACTGCCGCAACAACATTTGGTTCCGGGTGGGCATGGCTAGTTCAGGAGCAGTCAGGGGCTTTAAAAATCATCAGCACGAGTAATGCTGGAACACCAATGACTGAAGGATTAAAAGCCTTATTAACTTGTGACGTGTGGGAACATGCTTATTACATCGATTATAGAAATAGGCGCCCGGATTATATTGAAGCCTTTTGGTCATTAGTTAATTGGGATTTTGCGAGCAGTAATCTGAAATAA
- a CDS encoding aspartate aminotransferase family protein — protein sequence MSLITSYSPMPVSFTHGKGVWLYDEQGKKYLDGLSGIAVCGLGHAHPDVTRTIQEQAAKLIHTSNVFHIKEQELLAAKLTSMARMEQVFFANSGAEANEAAIKLTRLFGHKKGIETPSIIVMEKAFHGRTMATLTASGSRKVQAGFEPLVPGFIRAPFNDLDAIHTIAANREDVVAVMIEPIQGEGGIYPAEEGYLRALANLCEQNDWMLILDEIQTGNGRTGKLYSCMHYDIQPDIITTAKGLGNGMPIGACLMSKRAKDLFKPGNHGSTFGGNPLACATALTVLEVIERDRLCERVTKNSALLMDKLISNLGEHPNVKAIRGKGYMIGIELDRPANDMRVLGLENQVLFNVTAETVVRLLPPLIISEDEIDELVNRITRTINQFTNQ from the coding sequence ATGAGTTTAATTACAAGTTACAGCCCAATGCCTGTAAGCTTCACGCACGGAAAAGGCGTGTGGTTGTATGATGAGCAGGGGAAAAAATACCTCGATGGCTTAAGCGGGATAGCAGTTTGCGGGTTAGGTCATGCACACCCTGATGTCACCCGTACCATACAGGAGCAAGCAGCGAAGCTAATACATACTTCTAATGTCTTTCATATTAAAGAACAAGAATTATTGGCCGCCAAACTCACTTCGATGGCACGAATGGAGCAGGTTTTTTTTGCTAATTCTGGAGCAGAAGCGAATGAGGCTGCCATCAAACTTACCCGTCTGTTTGGTCATAAAAAAGGAATTGAAACGCCTTCTATTATTGTTATGGAAAAAGCATTTCATGGCCGCACTATGGCCACCTTAACTGCATCTGGCAGTCGTAAAGTTCAAGCTGGTTTTGAACCCTTGGTTCCTGGGTTTATTCGTGCTCCCTTCAATGATCTGGATGCCATTCATACTATTGCCGCCAACAGAGAGGATGTCGTTGCAGTCATGATAGAACCTATTCAGGGCGAGGGAGGAATTTATCCTGCAGAGGAAGGTTATCTACGTGCATTGGCTAACCTTTGCGAGCAGAATGACTGGATGTTAATTTTAGATGAAATACAAACAGGAAATGGCAGAACAGGTAAGCTTTATTCTTGTATGCATTACGACATACAACCCGATATTATTACCACGGCAAAAGGACTTGGAAACGGTATGCCAATTGGGGCTTGTTTAATGAGCAAGCGAGCTAAGGATTTATTTAAACCAGGGAATCATGGCTCGACTTTTGGTGGCAATCCTTTAGCATGTGCTACAGCTTTGACCGTTTTAGAAGTTATTGAACGAGATAGACTATGTGAACGAGTCACTAAAAACAGTGCTTTATTAATGGATAAATTAATTAGCAACCTGGGAGAACATCCCAACGTGAAAGCCATACGTGGTAAAGGCTACATGATAGGGATAGAATTGGACAGACCTGCAAATGACATGCGTGTTCTGGGTTTGGAAAACCAGGTCTTGTTCAATGTTACGGCTGAAACGGTAGTAAGATTATTACCTCCACTTATTATCAGTGAAGATGAAATTGATGAATTGGTCAATCGAATAACTCGAACTATTAACCAGTTCACCAATCAGTAG
- a CDS encoding glycerophosphodiester phosphodiesterase, whose protein sequence is MLLKWIEKLIDGYFAVVPRRTPESKNINSALVIAHRGAHNNARGVIENTLEAFQIAKEAGCWGIELDVHSTKDKVLVVNHDPTLNRLWNKDIAISDLSFSELRALEFRIPSLSEVVYQYGSSMHLFIELKTAIEEERILAQTLQNLTPCKDFHLLTLQESTFKKLRCFPRQSLLLVAVHNNVKKFCELSIREGYGGVLGNYLLLTNRVLKFLQDANRLFGVGFVDSKNSLYRELNRGVQWLFTNEAMKINQYLNDLKNRM, encoded by the coding sequence TTGTTACTCAAATGGATAGAAAAATTAATTGATGGGTATTTTGCTGTAGTTCCCAGGCGCACACCTGAATCCAAAAATATCAATAGTGCGTTAGTAATCGCTCATAGAGGCGCTCATAATAATGCAAGGGGGGTAATAGAAAACACCCTGGAGGCATTTCAGATCGCAAAAGAGGCTGGATGTTGGGGGATTGAATTAGATGTACACTCAACTAAGGACAAGGTGCTTGTTGTCAATCATGATCCTACTTTAAATCGATTATGGAACAAGGACATTGCTATTAGCGATCTGAGTTTTAGTGAATTGCGCGCATTGGAATTCAGGATCCCATCTCTTTCTGAAGTTGTGTATCAGTATGGAAGTTCCATGCATTTATTTATTGAATTAAAAACAGCTATTGAGGAGGAAAGGATATTGGCGCAAACCCTGCAAAATTTAACGCCATGTAAAGACTTTCACTTGCTGACTTTGCAGGAATCTACTTTTAAAAAATTGCGTTGTTTCCCCAGGCAATCTTTATTGCTCGTTGCAGTGCACAATAACGTTAAGAAGTTTTGTGAATTAAGTATTAGGGAGGGTTATGGCGGCGTACTGGGTAATTATTTATTATTGACTAATAGGGTATTAAAATTTTTACAAGATGCCAATCGACTTTTTGGCGTGGGATTTGTTGATTCTAAAAACAGTCTTTATAGAGAATTAAATAGAGGGGTTCAATGGCTTTTTACTAATGAAGCAATGAAAATTAATCAGTATTTAAATGATTTAAAAAATAGAATGTAA